One Owenweeksia hongkongensis DSM 17368 genomic region harbors:
- a CDS encoding 5-(carboxyamino)imidazole ribonucleotide synthase, translating to MPDKNYFSSSFKLGILGGGQLGKMLLTDTRRYDIQTKVMDPSPVAPCRFGSNEFVQGDITDKQAVLDFAKDCDVITIEIENVSTEALHELEAQGKIIYPRPRTLDIIKNKSLQKDFYREHKVPTASYFTFENREQMMQLLLESELNPPFVWKAATGGYDGKGVSIVRNSSDIEDLPDMPGLIEEMVDYAVEIAVVVARSPSGETKSFPVVEMEFHPTANLAEYVFSPSNIDIRIQNKANQLAEEVAHKFDHVGLLAVEMFVTKDGHVMVNEVAPRVHNSGHLTIEGNVTSQFDQHLRAILDLPLGDTEIVRPAVMINLTGEADHSGPVLYEGIEKIMKSSGVSIHLYGKAETRPFRKMGHITITAKTIEEAREVAGNVNNTIKVISQ from the coding sequence GTGCCTGATAAGAATTATTTCTCATCCAGCTTTAAGCTGGGTATTTTAGGAGGCGGACAGCTTGGTAAAATGCTACTTACCGACACCCGTAGGTATGACATTCAAACCAAAGTAATGGATCCATCTCCGGTGGCTCCATGTAGATTTGGTAGCAACGAATTTGTGCAAGGTGACATTACTGACAAGCAAGCTGTGCTTGATTTTGCCAAAGATTGTGATGTAATCACAATCGAAATTGAAAATGTTAGCACCGAAGCTCTTCACGAGCTAGAGGCTCAGGGCAAAATCATTTACCCACGTCCTCGCACATTGGATATCATTAAAAATAAGAGCCTACAAAAGGATTTTTACCGCGAGCATAAAGTTCCGACTGCCTCGTATTTCACTTTTGAAAATAGAGAACAGATGATGCAGCTTTTGCTGGAATCTGAACTCAACCCTCCATTTGTATGGAAAGCTGCTACTGGTGGTTATGATGGTAAGGGTGTTTCTATCGTGCGCAATAGTTCAGACATTGAAGACCTACCAGATATGCCCGGCCTTATAGAAGAAATGGTAGACTATGCAGTGGAAATTGCTGTAGTGGTGGCACGCTCTCCAAGTGGTGAAACCAAATCTTTTCCTGTAGTGGAGATGGAATTTCATCCAACTGCCAATTTGGCGGAGTACGTTTTTAGTCCCTCCAATATTGACATTCGCATTCAAAATAAAGCCAACCAACTGGCCGAAGAAGTAGCGCATAAATTTGATCATGTGGGTCTATTGGCTGTAGAAATGTTTGTTACCAAAGATGGTCATGTGATGGTAAATGAGGTAGCACCTCGTGTTCACAACAGCGGACATCTAACTATTGAAGGAAATGTCACCTCTCAATTTGATCAGCATCTTCGTGCTATTTTAGATCTACCCTTAGGTGATACCGAAATTGTACGTCCTGCGGTAATGATAAACCTTACTGGCGAAGCGGATCATTCTGGGCCCGTCTTATATGAGGGAATCGAAAAAATCATGAAGTCTTCCGGTGTGAGTATTCACCTTTACGGGAAAGCGGAAACTCGACCTTTCAGAAAAATGGGACACATCACCATTACTGCAAAAACTATAGAAGAAGCCCGCGAAGTAGCCGGAAACGTAAACAATACTATTAAAGTAATAAGTCAATAA
- the purE gene encoding 5-(carboxyamino)imidazole ribonucleotide mutase, with the protein MSAEVGIIMGSKSDLPVMQEAADILKELGVEFEINIVSAHRTPDIMYDYAQNAHKRGIKVIIAGAGGAAHLPGMTASLTPLPVIGVPVKSRNSIDGWDSVLSILQMPGGVPVATVALDGSKNAGILAAQIIGTARPEILENIMEYKKGLHAKVVESAQDL; encoded by the coding sequence ATGAGTGCCGAAGTAGGAATAATAATGGGTAGTAAGAGTGACTTGCCGGTAATGCAAGAAGCTGCTGACATCCTAAAAGAATTAGGAGTAGAATTTGAGATCAACATTGTGTCGGCTCACCGCACGCCAGACATCATGTATGATTATGCCCAAAATGCCCACAAGAGAGGAATCAAAGTAATAATTGCCGGTGCTGGTGGCGCTGCTCACCTTCCGGGGATGACAGCTAGCCTTACGCCCCTTCCTGTAATTGGAGTACCTGTAAAATCAAGAAATTCTATTGATGGGTGGGATTCTGTACTTTCTATTTTGCAAATGCCAGGCGGAGTTCCTGTGGCAACGGTTGCCTTGGATGGCTCAAAAAATGCCGGAATATTGGCGGCCCAAATAATTGGAACCGCCCGTCCGGAAATACTAGAAAATATTATGGAGTATAAAAAAGGGCTACACGCTAAAGTTGTAGAATCAGCCCAGGATTTATAG
- a CDS encoding LytR/AlgR family response regulator transcription factor — MIKVVIVDDEENSRESLRGKLDLFCPEVEVVAEAGTVADGTEALIAHKPDALFLDIKLAGESGFDILESIRDNAEIDPEIIFITAHDEFAIKAIKFSALDYLLKPIDPEELVKSIRKVEDGKGVPKHAGNINVLVENIRQASDSPKKIVVPTSDGMHVIRLSEIVRLESSSNYTTFYLNNEKSLLASKTLKEFDTMLSNYNFYRIHKSHLVNMNYLKRYVQTDGGYLVLEDGSKIPVANRKKEHLLQTLKSL; from the coding sequence ATGATTAAAGTTGTAATCGTAGATGACGAGGAAAATTCAAGAGAATCTCTTCGTGGAAAATTAGACCTTTTTTGCCCCGAGGTGGAGGTAGTAGCCGAAGCCGGAACTGTGGCAGATGGAACCGAAGCACTGATTGCTCATAAACCCGATGCTTTATTTTTAGATATTAAATTAGCTGGCGAAAGCGGCTTCGATATTTTGGAAAGTATCCGTGATAATGCCGAAATCGATCCTGAAATTATCTTTATCACCGCGCATGATGAATTTGCCATAAAGGCCATTAAATTCAGTGCGCTGGATTATTTGCTTAAACCAATTGACCCCGAAGAGTTGGTCAAATCTATCCGAAAGGTAGAGGATGGTAAAGGTGTGCCAAAGCATGCTGGAAACATAAATGTGTTGGTAGAAAACATTCGCCAGGCCTCTGACTCACCGAAGAAAATTGTGGTGCCTACTTCTGATGGAATGCATGTAATTCGCTTGTCAGAAATCGTAAGGTTAGAGTCCAGTAGCAACTACACTACTTTTTATCTAAATAATGAAAAGTCACTACTGGCCTCAAAAACCTTGAAAGAGTTTGACACGATGCTTTCTAATTACAACTTCTACCGCATTCACAAGTCTCACTTGGTAAATATGAACTATCTGAAACGTTATGTGCAAACGGATGGCGGCTATTTGGTGTTGGAAGATGGTTCCAAAATTCCAGTGGCCAACCGTAAAAAAGAACATCTATTACAGACTTTAAAAAGCCTATAA
- a CDS encoding sensor histidine kinase, with the protein MRRIFAILFIAIAAPVFGQQYSFQKIGLEQGMPSSRINAMIQDSRGFFWLATEGAGLVRYDGFEFKTFTPENTKVRPLLTALCEDSKGNIWAASDNTLLKYDGLTFSYFYLPNNDRIQKIGCGHNAHMVVASKTAVYSLGTSDTLSQLQSNFEGEINDLLYLDELWLATDSGIYKGNKKLSSEPVYDLDIHNNRVFAAGENGVAEFTGEELRQINSKESKGVSARGSKVVSLTNSQIIIYSKEGFLELDRSNGLEEVRYKGCYLSNSGVVWLYSNQGLTKLENTSLRLYNEKEKVGPEIFSVWSDGQQVLAGSGRGITSVNGEDVDNFQSINYNYGVVLAIDRFEGLTWLGTERGLVRFDGKQFEEATFSEIEGGYIFALKATKDALWIGTGMGIFKYSKGRLENISASKNLPFSAVYAISEGEDGSLWFATYTEGFMRFSDKGWENVRELGGMKLDSLRFNTFTAVTANEIWAGTLSEGLYHLTEESTENISPAALNFAEIKALEIGDNTLWMTTNKGLFKTLKTDGLYKVKEVTQVSRLIREGFSPQALTLHNDQLVAGSPEGLFVIDLNLLQQYVEPPQLAITDVELSFGEVQGLEDYAEGIFPFYGTPKELRLPPDLNFLSFTMAGLTGYQPENLIYRYRVKGLGDNWTQAGARREAIFSNIKPGNYTFEAQVTREGEKWQNNSVTYHFVILNPVYKRWWFILLVLALVGTLTYLYVSDRIKRANQQLRLENSLLDMERKALRLQMNPHFIFNALDSISSFIFKNDPKQAVRYLNNFAKLMRLTLESSMEHVHPVETEVSVLKNYLELEKLRFQGKFEYEIEVDDEIDYDVGIPPMLIQPHVENAILHGIKPKEEKSFLSIRFILDEELLICEVEDNGIGRKAAKAMPKRQDHRSMATQINRDRIRLLRLSKNEEVDIQIIDLENPTGTKVIIKLPAESI; encoded by the coding sequence TTGAGGCGGATTTTTGCCATACTCTTCATCGCTATAGCTGCACCAGTTTTTGGTCAGCAATATTCTTTTCAAAAAATAGGGCTTGAGCAGGGAATGCCATCTAGCCGAATCAATGCTATGATTCAGGATAGTCGTGGTTTCTTTTGGCTAGCTACTGAGGGTGCTGGTTTGGTACGCTATGATGGTTTCGAGTTCAAAACATTTACGCCTGAAAACACTAAAGTTCGTCCATTACTTACAGCGCTTTGTGAGGATAGTAAAGGCAATATTTGGGCAGCTTCTGACAATACTTTGCTAAAGTATGATGGACTGACTTTTAGCTATTTCTACCTTCCAAATAATGATAGAATTCAAAAAATTGGCTGCGGCCACAATGCCCATATGGTGGTAGCTAGTAAAACGGCTGTTTACAGTTTGGGTACATCAGATACTTTAAGTCAGCTTCAATCAAATTTTGAAGGGGAGATAAACGATCTATTGTATTTAGATGAGCTTTGGTTAGCCACGGATAGCGGAATTTATAAAGGAAATAAAAAGCTAAGCAGCGAGCCCGTTTATGATTTGGATATTCATAACAACCGTGTTTTTGCTGCAGGTGAGAATGGTGTAGCTGAGTTTACTGGAGAGGAGCTAAGGCAAATTAATTCTAAAGAAAGTAAGGGGGTGAGCGCCCGAGGATCTAAGGTTGTGAGTTTGACAAATAGTCAAATTATAATCTACTCAAAAGAAGGTTTTTTGGAGTTGGACAGAAGTAATGGCCTGGAGGAAGTAAGGTATAAAGGCTGTTATTTAAGTAACTCTGGAGTGGTGTGGCTTTATTCCAATCAAGGTTTGACAAAGCTGGAAAATACCTCTCTCCGTCTTTATAATGAAAAGGAGAAGGTAGGTCCTGAAATCTTTTCTGTGTGGTCTGATGGACAACAGGTGCTGGCAGGAAGTGGTCGTGGTATCACTTCGGTTAATGGTGAAGATGTAGATAATTTTCAAAGCATAAACTACAACTACGGAGTGGTGTTGGCAATTGATCGGTTTGAAGGACTCACGTGGTTGGGTACCGAACGCGGTCTTGTTCGTTTTGATGGAAAACAGTTTGAGGAGGCTACTTTTTCAGAAATAGAAGGAGGGTATATTTTTGCCTTAAAGGCTACAAAAGACGCACTGTGGATAGGCACAGGGATGGGGATTTTCAAATACAGCAAAGGGCGTTTGGAAAATATAAGTGCGTCCAAAAACTTGCCATTTTCTGCTGTATATGCAATTTCTGAAGGGGAGGATGGTAGTCTTTGGTTTGCAACTTATACCGAAGGCTTTATGCGTTTTTCAGATAAGGGCTGGGAAAATGTTCGTGAGCTTGGAGGGATGAAGTTGGACAGCTTGCGCTTCAACACTTTTACAGCTGTTACTGCCAATGAGATTTGGGCAGGAACTCTATCAGAAGGACTTTACCACTTGACAGAAGAAAGCACAGAAAACATTAGTCCTGCAGCCCTAAACTTTGCCGAAATAAAAGCATTGGAAATTGGTGATAATACCCTTTGGATGACTACCAATAAGGGGCTTTTTAAAACCTTAAAAACAGATGGACTTTATAAAGTAAAGGAGGTAACGCAAGTTTCTCGATTAATTCGTGAAGGTTTTAGCCCACAGGCCTTGACACTGCATAATGATCAATTGGTGGCCGGTAGTCCCGAGGGGCTTTTTGTGATAGACCTCAATTTGCTTCAGCAATATGTGGAGCCACCACAATTGGCCATTACAGATGTGGAACTTTCATTTGGTGAGGTACAGGGTTTGGAAGATTATGCAGAGGGAATATTCCCATTTTACGGTACACCAAAAGAATTGCGATTACCGCCAGATTTAAATTTCCTGAGTTTTACCATGGCAGGACTCACCGGCTATCAACCAGAAAATTTAATTTACCGCTATCGCGTAAAAGGCTTGGGTGATAATTGGACACAAGCCGGAGCTAGGAGAGAGGCGATTTTCTCAAACATAAAACCTGGTAATTACACTTTTGAAGCACAAGTTACCCGTGAAGGGGAAAAATGGCAGAACAATAGTGTGACCTACCATTTCGTGATTCTCAATCCTGTATATAAACGCTGGTGGTTTATCCTTCTTGTTTTGGCCCTGGTTGGTACTCTTACCTATTTGTACGTTTCGGATAGGATAAAGAGGGCGAATCAACAGCTTAGGTTAGAAAATTCATTGTTGGATATGGAACGCAAAGCTTTGCGTTTGCAAATGAACCCTCATTTTATTTTTAATGCACTGGACAGCATCAGTAGTTTTATCTTTAAAAATGACCCAAAACAAGCTGTTCGATATTTGAACAATTTCGCAAAATTGATGAGGCTTACACTTGAATCATCAATGGAGCATGTTCATCCTGTAGAAACAGAAGTATCAGTTTTAAAGAATTATCTTGAACTTGAAAAGTTGCGCTTTCAGGGTAAATTTGAATACGAAATTGAGGTGGATGATGAGATTGATTATGACGTGGGAATTCCTCCAATGCTGATTCAGCCGCACGTAGAAAATGCTATTCTTCATGGCATAAAACCCAAAGAAGAAAAGAGCTTTTTGAGCATACGTTTTATACTCGATGAAGAGTTATTAATATGTGAGGTGGAAGACAATGGAATAGGCAGAAAAGCAGCGAAAGCAATGCCTAAACGTCAAGATCATCGCAGTATGGCTACTCAGATAAATCGTGATAGAATTCGTTTGCTCAGGCTGTCAAAGAATGAAGAGGTTGATATTCAAATTATTGATTTGGAAAATCCAACGGGAACTAAAGTGATTATTAAATTGCCTGCTGAAAGCATTTAG
- a CDS encoding PorV/PorQ family protein, whose translation MIRHVLTLLLLPFIGISQNYGYFAGGRSAAMAHSSVALSDVWSGHHNHAGLAFLEKPSFGISYENRFFLNDLSLANAALAFPSKLGTVGLSLSYFGFELYNESKIGLNYSRKFGEYFSFGLQLNYHSFYVEEGNHDPGFLTFEAGILAKPIPKLSIGFHVFNPTNSYKNKETSQQINPIVRLGALYQFNEEVALTGEVKKDINLPERYALGFEYYFIPELAFRTGVGIQPFTNTFGLGLDLGGFTADLSYEYAQTLGNNANISLQYEF comes from the coding sequence ATGATACGACACGTTTTAACGCTTTTGCTGCTTCCTTTTATTGGCATCTCCCAAAATTACGGATACTTTGCCGGTGGCCGTTCGGCTGCCATGGCACACAGTAGTGTGGCGCTAAGTGACGTGTGGAGTGGGCATCACAACCATGCGGGTTTGGCATTTCTTGAAAAACCCTCTTTTGGAATAAGCTATGAAAATCGCTTTTTCCTCAATGATTTATCGCTTGCTAATGCCGCCCTTGCTTTCCCATCCAAATTAGGCACCGTTGGACTCAGTCTCTCCTATTTTGGTTTTGAATTGTATAATGAATCCAAAATTGGCCTCAACTATTCCCGAAAATTTGGAGAGTATTTCTCCTTCGGCCTGCAGCTAAATTATCACTCCTTTTACGTAGAAGAAGGAAATCATGACCCGGGCTTCTTAACCTTTGAAGCCGGTATTTTAGCCAAACCCATCCCAAAACTCTCCATCGGTTTTCATGTATTCAACCCTACCAATTCCTATAAAAATAAAGAAACCAGTCAGCAGATAAACCCCATTGTGCGCCTGGGTGCACTATATCAATTTAATGAGGAAGTAGCCCTTACAGGAGAGGTGAAAAAAGATATAAACCTGCCTGAACGCTACGCTCTGGGCTTTGAATATTATTTTATTCCGGAGCTGGCATTTCGAACAGGGGTCGGCATTCAGCCCTTTACCAACACTTTTGGTTTGGGTCTTGATTTAGGCGGTTTCACCGCTGACCTCAGTTATGAATACGCCCAAACACTTGGCAACAACGCCAACATCAGCCTGCAATATGAATTCTGA
- a CDS encoding ComEA family DNA-binding protein, which yields MKRLSVILLLIFSLSANAQTPPTQELETQIESVADGNIENQTDLLQVAENIQILEANPIEVNFADAEELEKIPYLNIFQIANLLQYRDRTGMIYSPYELQAVKGYDPLTIEKILPFLSFNTEKRIPDLKLKNIVNYSHHDLALRTGLILQERKGFSDSTENGYLGSPYNSLVRYRWRYRDYLSIGFVAQQDAGEPFGKPYQNSGVDFMAGHIALKNYGNLRKLIIGDYHAQFGQGLAMWSSLAFGKSAEAIEIKRYARGFIPFSGSEENRFMRGAAATYRLWDKLDVSAFYSKNKVDANRLIPDSLLPEVVTSFQTTGLHRTENELEDKNANTLTQFGGNLQYRGNSFSLGFTALNSILEKELQAGTQLYQKFRFSGTELTNYSMDFNYIFKRINLFGELAADDQLNLAGTVGFQSNPTDGLYLTLLYRNLSKEYQAIYNAPFGESGNYGEQGTYLGLQWQISQKLLLKSYVDVYQFKWLRFGVNAPSHGRDYMAQLETYFSRFFTAYLRLRHEVQQTTANNETGISQLTNRSRSTFRVHTAYSISAQLKMASRLEYSFYDEDASETGYMLFQDVKYNFLKIPLQLTARYALIDTESFNTRIYAYENDLTYVFSIPPYYGRSSRFYLMASYAINQSIDVQAKFANSHFYDRDEISSGLNTIEGNKLTEIRMQIRLKF from the coding sequence ATGAAAAGGCTATCCGTCATATTGCTTCTCATTTTTAGCCTTTCGGCAAATGCACAAACGCCTCCGACACAAGAACTGGAAACACAGATAGAATCAGTAGCAGACGGAAACATAGAAAATCAAACCGACTTACTTCAAGTAGCTGAAAACATTCAAATACTGGAAGCCAATCCCATTGAGGTAAACTTTGCTGATGCTGAGGAATTAGAGAAAATCCCTTATCTCAATATATTTCAAATTGCCAATCTTCTTCAATATCGAGATCGTACAGGAATGATTTATTCCCCTTACGAACTTCAGGCTGTAAAAGGATATGATCCATTAACCATTGAGAAAATTCTCCCTTTTTTAAGTTTCAATACTGAAAAGAGAATCCCTGACCTTAAGCTGAAAAACATTGTAAACTATAGCCATCATGACTTAGCCCTTCGCACCGGATTAATTTTGCAGGAGCGAAAAGGATTTTCTGATTCTACCGAAAATGGATACTTAGGCTCCCCATACAACAGTTTAGTCCGCTACCGTTGGCGATATCGTGACTACCTCTCCATCGGATTTGTAGCGCAACAAGATGCTGGTGAACCTTTTGGGAAGCCTTACCAAAACTCAGGTGTGGATTTTATGGCTGGTCACATCGCTTTGAAAAACTATGGAAATCTCCGTAAACTGATAATTGGCGATTACCATGCTCAGTTTGGCCAAGGATTAGCTATGTGGAGCAGCCTGGCTTTTGGAAAATCTGCGGAAGCAATAGAAATAAAAAGATATGCGCGCGGCTTCATCCCCTTTTCGGGAAGTGAAGAAAACCGCTTCATGCGAGGAGCAGCAGCAACTTATCGCCTTTGGGACAAACTTGATGTTAGCGCCTTTTACAGCAAAAATAAAGTGGATGCCAATCGCCTTATTCCAGACTCTCTTCTGCCAGAAGTTGTAACCTCCTTTCAAACCACTGGCCTACACCGCACGGAAAATGAACTGGAAGATAAAAATGCAAACACCCTTACTCAGTTTGGTGGAAACCTACAATATCGGGGTAACAGCTTTTCACTAGGATTTACTGCGCTTAATTCAATCCTTGAAAAAGAACTGCAGGCCGGAACCCAACTCTATCAAAAGTTCCGTTTTAGCGGAACCGAACTAACCAACTATTCCATGGACTTCAATTACATTTTTAAAAGAATAAATCTGTTTGGGGAGCTTGCCGCAGATGACCAGCTCAATCTTGCCGGAACAGTTGGTTTTCAGAGCAACCCTACGGATGGATTATACCTCACATTACTTTACAGAAACCTCAGCAAAGAATATCAAGCAATATATAATGCGCCTTTTGGCGAAAGCGGAAACTATGGCGAACAAGGCACTTATCTAGGCTTGCAATGGCAAATTAGCCAGAAACTTTTACTCAAATCTTATGTAGATGTTTATCAATTTAAATGGTTGCGATTTGGCGTAAACGCCCCTTCACATGGTCGTGACTATATGGCTCAACTGGAAACATACTTTTCAAGATTTTTCACAGCCTATTTGCGTTTGAGGCATGAGGTACAACAAACTACAGCAAATAATGAAACAGGTATAAGTCAATTGACCAACCGCAGCCGCTCTACCTTTCGCGTTCACACCGCCTATTCCATTTCGGCTCAACTAAAAATGGCTTCACGCCTGGAATATTCCTTTTATGATGAAGATGCTTCAGAAACCGGATATATGCTTTTTCAAGATGTAAAATATAATTTCCTTAAAATACCGCTGCAACTTACAGCGAGGTACGCCCTCATTGACACCGAAAGTTTTAATACCCGTATTTATGCTTACGAAAATGACCTTACCTATGTTTTTAGCATTCCTCCCTACTATGGACGCTCGTCCAGATTTTATCTAATGGCTAGCTATGCTATAAATCAATCTATTGATGTGCAGGCCAAGTTTGCCAATTCTCACTTTTATGACCGCGATGAAATAAGCAGTGGCCTAAATACCATTGAGGGAAACAAGCTTACGGAAATCCGGATGCAGATAAGGCTTAAGTTTTGA
- a CDS encoding DUF2911 domain-containing protein yields the protein MGKFLKWSVISLALIAGVLVIAFNILRSNTKKHSPEQVVEFKQDDLELSVFYNRPYKNEREIFGVLVPYGEVWRTGANEPASFTTNKNITVDGKKLPAGSYTLWTIPNKNEWEVIWNDKDYGWGITLMEGKASRKAEYDVLNVLEPVKPTSKTIEQFTISFKKGSPILFVLEWDNTRIEVPIEE from the coding sequence ATGGGAAAATTTTTAAAATGGTCAGTCATAAGCCTTGCCTTGATAGCAGGAGTGCTGGTTATAGCTTTTAACATATTGAGGAGCAACACCAAAAAACACAGTCCTGAGCAGGTGGTAGAATTCAAGCAAGATGACTTAGAACTTTCTGTTTTTTACAATCGTCCCTATAAAAATGAACGTGAAATTTTTGGCGTATTAGTTCCTTACGGTGAAGTATGGCGAACAGGCGCCAATGAACCTGCAAGTTTTACCACCAATAAAAACATCACCGTAGATGGTAAAAAGTTACCCGCTGGCAGCTACACACTTTGGACCATCCCCAATAAAAATGAATGGGAAGTGATATGGAATGATAAAGATTACGGCTGGGGGATAACCCTGATGGAGGGTAAGGCTAGTCGCAAAGCTGAGTACGATGTACTAAACGTGCTCGAACCCGTAAAACCAACCTCCAAAACTATCGAGCAGTTTACCATTTCATTTAAAAAGGGCTCACCTATTTTATTTGTTTTGGAATGGGATAATACGAGGATTGAGGTGCCTATTGAGGAGTAA
- a CDS encoding tetratricopeptide repeat protein: MKGKLILGIVLLMVLFLGGSYCLREYKRAKWFAANDAMLWTGDYSEAIRNYSDLIWWNDNDPSLYYFRAEAYASLGMYYNAISDYNSALKLGIKDTLQTILRVGVAKMSKGDIESAYQEFLKLSSKSEGTADNEYWSANYHLGQIEYLKGNYRESINYYNIARGVQTTSSETYHRANAYYALGERDSAIDCYNRSIQSVKAKYILEYPNLIPAQCDTCGFPFGTQEYLLLIKRDLSKPKLADLIESVNLPD; encoded by the coding sequence ATGAAAGGAAAGTTAATATTAGGTATAGTATTACTGATGGTTCTTTTTTTAGGAGGGAGTTATTGCCTAAGAGAGTATAAGAGAGCAAAATGGTTTGCTGCGAACGATGCAATGCTATGGACTGGAGATTATTCGGAAGCTATAAGAAACTACTCAGACCTAATATGGTGGAACGATAATGACCCATCTTTGTATTACTTTAGAGCGGAAGCATATGCTTCACTTGGAATGTATTATAATGCCATAAGTGATTATAATAGCGCTTTAAAGTTAGGAATTAAGGATACCCTTCAAACTATCCTCAGGGTTGGTGTTGCAAAAATGAGTAAAGGTGATATTGAAAGTGCCTACCAAGAGTTTTTAAAGTTGTCTTCGAAATCAGAGGGCACTGCAGATAATGAATATTGGTCAGCAAATTATCACTTGGGTCAAATCGAATACTTAAAAGGCAACTATCGTGAGTCGATTAACTATTATAATATTGCAAGAGGTGTTCAAACGACTAGCAGTGAAACTTATCATCGGGCAAATGCTTATTATGCTCTAGGTGAGAGAGATTCAGCAATTGATTGCTATAATAGGTCAATTCAATCTGTAAAAGCTAAATATATACTGGAATATCCAAATTTAATACCAGCTCAGTGTGATACCTGTGGTTTTCCTTTTGGTACGCAAGAGTATTTACTACTTATCAAGCGCGATTTGAGCAAACCTAAACTGGCTGATTTGATTGAGTCGGTTAACTTACCGGATTGA
- a CDS encoding 3-phosphoshikimate 1-carboxyvinyltransferase — translation MSAIKLSHATSKVIGKIEVPGSKSESNRLLLLKHLYFPNLNIGKISDSRDTSFMKAALESENSEINIGDAGTAMRFNTAFNATKAGRNITLSGSERMHERPIGILVDALNKLGAKITYLDKEGYPPLKIEGQQLAGGTLEIDGSVSSQFISALMMIGPGMKEGIHLKLKGFSVSAPYIYLTANLMRKLGFDAKLDEEDIIIPHQKAKEIQSSVVEPDWSAASYWYAIALLTDEAEIYLPGFLQHSLQGDASVRGLFEPLGIQSLFIGSGFRLKKGEVKQQRFDINLVHNPDLAQTLAVVFAAKNLPAKITGLQTLRIKETDRLKALKTELEKTGAEIEIGDDFLEVKKGIQNLEGVIFDTYEDHRMAMAFAPLALMAPITINNPEVVAKSYQSFWEDLEAVGFLVSWDFS, via the coding sequence ATGAGTGCTATCAAACTTTCGCATGCCACATCAAAAGTGATTGGCAAAATAGAAGTCCCAGGGAGTAAGAGTGAGTCCAATCGTTTGCTTTTGTTGAAGCACTTATATTTCCCAAATCTCAACATTGGTAAAATATCGGATAGCAGAGATACTTCATTTATGAAGGCAGCTCTTGAGTCAGAAAATAGTGAAATAAATATAGGTGATGCTGGCACGGCTATGCGATTCAATACCGCTTTTAATGCCACCAAGGCAGGAAGGAACATTACTCTTTCGGGCAGCGAGCGGATGCACGAGCGACCTATTGGTATTTTGGTGGATGCGCTCAATAAGCTTGGCGCAAAAATCACTTACCTCGATAAAGAAGGCTATCCTCCTTTAAAAATAGAAGGTCAACAATTAGCAGGCGGCACTTTAGAAATTGACGGTTCGGTAAGTAGTCAGTTTATTAGTGCCCTTATGATGATTGGTCCCGGTATGAAAGAGGGGATTCACCTCAAGTTAAAGGGCTTTTCAGTTTCAGCTCCATACATCTACCTTACGGCAAACCTTATGCGTAAGTTAGGTTTTGACGCGAAATTGGATGAGGAAGATATTATCATTCCACATCAAAAAGCAAAGGAGATTCAAAGCTCGGTTGTAGAGCCCGATTGGAGTGCCGCTTCGTATTGGTATGCCATTGCACTTTTGACGGATGAAGCCGAAATTTATTTGCCAGGTTTTTTGCAACACAGCCTGCAGGGAGATGCTTCTGTAAGAGGGTTGTTTGAGCCACTTGGTATACAGTCCCTCTTTATTGGTAGCGGCTTTCGCTTAAAAAAGGGAGAGGTGAAACAGCAGAGATTTGACATCAACCTAGTTCATAATCCTGACCTCGCTCAGACATTAGCCGTGGTGTTTGCGGCCAAAAATTTACCAGCCAAAATTACGGGGCTCCAAACGTTGCGAATAAAAGAGACAGACCGCCTCAAAGCTTTAAAAACTGAATTGGAAAAAACCGGAGCCGAAATAGAAATTGGTGATGACTTCCTGGAAGTAAAAAAAGGAATTCAAAACCTTGAGGGTGTTATTTTCGATACTTATGAAGATCACCGAATGGCGATGGCTTTTGCGCCATTGGCTTTAATGGCGCCAATTACAATCAACAATCCTGAGGTAGTAGCTAAGAGCTATCAGTCTTTTTGGGAGGATTTGGAAGCTGTTGGGTTTCTGGTAAGTTGGGATTTCAGTTAG